The proteins below are encoded in one region of Sedimentibacter sp. zth1:
- a CDS encoding sensor histidine kinase, with protein sequence MQYLVNNLIFLLIYTYYLYQIGNIENGKTKLVILSVLNVLWILIFYILKLNSVGWILIFTTTILYDLFYDEISIKLQWYKIIFYPALIIIMNLIAKYFIEIPCSIRFIVIALFLLLVLSLERKYLKLSNGIFILITYLLLIALAINAPKIIFQYIISILSFSIFSILEISFKGYEAGFEKTSRFFQQDVLHKQYEEIKIIYLNMRGWRHDYHTHIQTVKAYLALNQIKEANNFLQELEQDLVKVDSYVKSGNLMLDAILNSKISLADNKNIYVKCKANLPENISISDIDLCVILGNILDNAIEACEKIDENKRFIRIYISTLKNQLYISVQNSAKEELGFNEKNYITTKRGNHGLGMKRVKILVDKYEGYLNLQNEPGIFASEITIPLQ encoded by the coding sequence ATGCAATATTTAGTTAACAATCTTATATTTTTATTAATCTATACATACTATCTATACCAAATAGGTAACATTGAAAATGGAAAAACAAAGTTAGTTATTTTATCAGTGTTGAACGTATTATGGATTTTAATTTTTTACATATTAAAGTTAAACTCTGTTGGCTGGATTCTAATTTTTACTACTACAATACTTTACGACTTGTTTTATGATGAAATTTCCATCAAGCTTCAGTGGTATAAAATAATATTCTATCCGGCTTTGATTATTATAATGAATTTGATAGCAAAATACTTTATAGAAATACCTTGTAGCATTAGATTTATAGTAATAGCATTGTTTTTACTTTTAGTACTTTCATTAGAAAGAAAATACCTAAAACTTTCAAACGGTATATTTATTTTGATAACATATTTACTGTTAATAGCATTGGCAATAAATGCCCCGAAAATCATTTTTCAATATATAATATCAATATTGTCATTTAGTATTTTTTCAATATTAGAAATTTCATTTAAAGGTTATGAGGCTGGCTTTGAAAAAACATCTAGATTCTTTCAACAGGACGTTTTGCATAAACAATATGAAGAAATTAAAATTATTTATTTGAATATGCGAGGTTGGAGACATGATTATCATACACACATACAAACTGTAAAAGCATATCTTGCATTAAATCAAATAAAAGAAGCAAATAACTTTTTACAGGAACTCGAACAGGATTTAGTAAAAGTAGACAGTTATGTAAAATCAGGTAATTTAATGTTAGACGCAATACTCAACAGTAAAATATCCTTAGCTGATAATAAAAATATATATGTTAAATGCAAAGCAAATTTACCAGAAAATATTTCGATATCTGATATTGATTTGTGTGTTATATTAGGCAATATACTTGATAATGCAATTGAAGCTTGTGAAAAGATAGATGAAAATAAAAGGTTTATAAGAATATATATTTCAACACTTAAAAATCAGCTATACATATCCGTTCAAAATTCTGCAAAAGAAGAACTTGGTTTTAATGAAAAAAACTATATAACTACAAAACGTGGAAATCATGGTCTTGGAATGAAAAGAGTAAAAATATTGGTTGATAAATATGAAGGATACCTTAATTTGCAAAACGAACCGGGAATATTCGCAAGTGAAATAACAATTCCACTTCAATAA
- a CDS encoding ABC transporter ATP-binding protein, with translation MKKLFSNLSFHKEGLKTLKLIHKCDSSAIPVTILYALIDALFPYINIILPAYIIDGIINQDLKFTLYMVGALILGNLIIGIVNDYLKYLFRQITFKIHELVKIAIREHALELDYEVIEDPKVLELVTSAEFSMNHHGGFGFLLKNYKNIIQSIISIIASLILVLGLCFKVSYSTDALSILTSPQLSIVFITIFVLINAFVNLKLTKYLNNENLKVFNEQMVFERRFMYFVSQLIFDTPKGKIIRLFNLTPLIVEEEKVHMDASFNGLSVKMFKIMISQSYVQAFLSGFSVLFAYLFVILKAITKAITIGSMTKYIGAISQLNTSVVAMFKANDDIRIQCSYVKNFNKFMEIKNVRHTGTIPIEKRDDNEYEIEFHNVSFNYPSNDELILDNVSCKLTLKNKMAVVGRNGAGKSTFIKLLCRLYDPTEGYITLNGVDIKKYDYLEYLSLFGVVFQDFNLFAFLLEQNVSASVAPDNKKVWNCLELAGIKNRVEKMPLKEKTPLFKYDDGGIELSGGEAQKIAIARALYKDAPFVILDEPTAALDPISEYEIYSKFDELVEDKTSIYISHRMSSCRFCDDIIVFDRGKIIQRGSHDKLLTNENGLYAHLWNAQAKYYKKKETA, from the coding sequence ATGAAGAAGCTTTTTAGTAATCTTTCTTTTCATAAGGAAGGTCTTAAGACACTTAAGTTAATTCACAAATGCGATTCTTCTGCCATTCCAGTAACGATACTTTATGCTTTAATTGATGCATTATTTCCATATATAAATATAATATTACCAGCTTATATTATTGATGGAATTATTAATCAAGACTTGAAGTTTACATTATATATGGTAGGCGCACTTATATTAGGAAATTTGATAATAGGTATAGTAAATGATTATTTAAAATACTTGTTTAGACAAATAACCTTTAAAATACATGAGTTAGTTAAAATAGCAATCAGAGAACATGCATTAGAACTTGATTATGAGGTTATTGAAGATCCAAAAGTGCTTGAATTAGTTACAAGTGCAGAATTTTCAATGAACCATCATGGTGGATTTGGGTTTTTACTGAAAAATTATAAAAACATAATTCAATCTATAATTTCTATTATAGCTTCATTGATTTTAGTATTAGGGCTCTGTTTTAAAGTATCTTATAGTACAGACGCATTAAGTATTTTAACTTCTCCACAGCTTTCTATTGTGTTTATTACTATATTTGTTTTAATAAATGCCTTTGTTAATTTGAAACTGACAAAATATTTAAATAATGAAAATTTAAAAGTATTTAATGAACAAATGGTATTCGAGAGAAGATTTATGTACTTTGTAAGTCAGTTAATATTTGATACACCTAAAGGTAAGATAATTAGACTTTTTAACTTAACACCATTAATAGTTGAGGAAGAAAAAGTTCACATGGATGCTTCATTCAATGGCTTGTCTGTAAAAATGTTTAAAATTATGATTAGCCAATCTTATGTTCAAGCATTTTTGAGTGGATTTTCGGTATTGTTTGCATATTTATTTGTTATTTTAAAAGCTATTACCAAAGCAATTACTATAGGTTCAATGACCAAATATATAGGAGCTATTTCACAGTTAAATACATCTGTCGTGGCTATGTTTAAGGCCAATGATGATATTAGGATTCAATGCTCATATGTGAAAAATTTCAATAAATTTATGGAAATTAAAAATGTAAGACATACTGGAACAATTCCAATAGAAAAAAGAGATGACAATGAGTATGAGATAGAGTTTCATAATGTTTCTTTCAATTATCCTTCTAATGATGAATTAATACTTGATAATGTTTCGTGTAAACTAACGCTTAAGAATAAAATGGCAGTTGTAGGACGTAATGGAGCCGGAAAATCAACATTTATCAAACTTTTATGCAGACTTTATGATCCAACAGAAGGGTATATAACATTAAATGGTGTTGATATTAAAAAATATGATTATTTAGAATATTTGAGTTTATTTGGTGTTGTTTTTCAAGATTTCAATTTATTTGCATTTTTACTTGAACAAAATGTATCAGCAAGTGTTGCTCCTGATAATAAAAAAGTTTGGAATTGTCTTGAGTTAGCAGGTATAAAGAACAGAGTTGAAAAGATGCCGCTTAAAGAAAAAACACCTTTATTTAAGTATGATGATGGAGGAATAGAATTAAGTGGTGGAGAGGCTCAAAAAATAGCAATAGCAAGGGCATTATATAAGGATGCACCTTTTGTAATACTTGATGAACCAACAGCAGCTCTTGACCCAATTAGCGAATACGAAATATATTCTAAATTTGATGAACTTGTTGAGGATAAAACGAGTATATATATTAGTCACCGTATGAGTAGTTGTAGGTTCTGTGATGATATCATAGTATTTGACAGGGGAAAAATTATTCAAAGGGGTAGTCATGATAAGTTACTAACTAATGAAAATGGACTGTATGCACATCTTTGGAATGCACAGGCTAAATATTACAAGAAAAAAGAAACTGCTTAA